One Saimiri boliviensis isolate mSaiBol1 chromosome 17, mSaiBol1.pri, whole genome shotgun sequence genomic window carries:
- the SEBOX gene encoding LOW QUALITY PROTEIN: homeobox protein SEBOX (The sequence of the model RefSeq protein was modified relative to this genomic sequence to represent the inferred CDS: inserted 1 base in 1 codon; substituted 2 bases at 2 genomic stop codons): protein MASPMDASPAGGASRLGPHQRKWTAFSKGQLLEVERVFSAWPYSDISTCEHLARVNHLPEAKIQVWVQNCWAKRIKNRKSGSLSPRTESHQSSCSLPDTLQLPWDPQRPXPSPSSGTLQRTSVCXHTSCPAPSLGPRQGWEGAKAVAPXELAGASAVHPSLEQATPQTSLGSLSDLIYASAIATNVDHSWSWSRTCKTPPQTPVAHPAPPRIEHTGSGSPASTFYAKEFPMGREFSSGILPYTGLQASLDAGPMQTGV, encoded by the exons ATGGCCAGCCCTATGGATGCATCCCCAGCAG GTGGTGCCAGCAGGTTGGGTCCCCACCAGAGAAAGTGGACCGCCTTCAGCAAAGGGCAACTGCTGGAGGTGGAGAGGGTGTTTTCAGCATGGCCCTACTCTGACATCAGTACCTGTGAGCACCTGGCCCGGGTCAATCATCTTCCTGAGGCCAAGATA CAGGTGTGGGTCCAGAACTGCTGGGCCAAAAGAATCAAGAACAGGAAGTCAGGAAGTCTAAGCCCCAGGACAGAGTCCCACCAGAGCTCCTGTTCTCTTCCAGACACTCTCCAGCTGCCCTGGGATCCCCAAAGGC GGCCTTCACCCTCCAGTGGCACACTTCAGCGCACCTCAGTGTGTTGACACACCTCCTGTCCAGCTCCTAGCTTGGGTCCACGGCAGGGCTGGGAAGGGGCTAAAGCTGTAGCCCCATAGGAACTGGCTGGGGCTTCAGCGGTCCACCCTTCTTTAGAGCAAGCTACTCCCCAGACGTCACTAGGCAGCCTGTCTGACCTCATCTATGCCTCAGCCATTGCCACCAATGTGGACCACTCCTGGTCTTGGTCTAGAACTTGCAAGACCCCTCCTCAGACTCCTGTAGCCCACCCTGCCCCTCCTAGGATTGAACACACTGGAAGTGGATCCCCTGCCTCCACCTTTTATGCAAAGGAGTTCCCTATGGGAAGGGAGTTTAGCTCAGGCATCCTCCCTTACACAGGCCTCCAGGCCAGCCTAGATGCAGGTCCTATGCAGACTGGGGTCTGA